A single region of the Biomaibacter acetigenes genome encodes:
- a CDS encoding CheR family methyltransferase, which produces MTVEEFVKLRDFVYRKTGIYFEEHKKYYVESRIESRIRATGHENFRSYFTWLRFDMMGKELQELVNLLTVNETYFFREYYQLKCFAEEVLPEILDKKRGEKLRKIRVWSAGCSTGEEPYTLAIIMEEMLEDLEGVTWEVHATDINTEVMEKAELGLYSKRSVRLVPEEYKMRYFLKRGEFYEVIPNIKKKVEFYQLNLMDAAEMRKMNNFDLIFCRNVLIYFDDASRREVALYFYEALTEGGYIFLGHSESMSRITPIFKLRRFKNAFVYQK; this is translated from the coding sequence GTGACGGTTGAAGAATTTGTAAAGCTAAGGGATTTTGTATATAGAAAGACCGGAATTTATTTTGAAGAGCATAAAAAGTATTATGTTGAAAGCAGAATTGAAAGCCGCATTAGGGCAACCGGTCATGAAAATTTCAGAAGTTATTTTACATGGCTGCGATTTGACATGATGGGGAAGGAACTTCAAGAACTGGTCAATCTTTTGACGGTAAATGAGACTTATTTCTTCAGGGAGTATTATCAATTGAAATGTTTTGCGGAAGAAGTTCTGCCTGAGATTCTGGATAAAAAGCGGGGAGAAAAGCTGCGGAAGATCCGCGTCTGGTCTGCCGGGTGTTCTACGGGCGAAGAACCGTATACGCTTGCAATAATTATGGAAGAAATGCTCGAAGACCTGGAAGGTGTAACCTGGGAGGTCCACGCAACTGATATCAATACTGAGGTCATGGAAAAAGCTGAGCTTGGTTTGTATTCAAAAAGGTCTGTCCGGTTGGTGCCCGAAGAGTACAAAATGCGTTACTTTTTAAAACGCGGAGAATTTTATGAAGTAATACCAAATATTAAAAAGAAGGTTGAGTTCTATCAGCTTAATTTAATGGATGCCGCAGAAATGCGAAAAATGAACAATTTTGATTTGATTTTTTGCAGAAATGTGCTGATTTATTTTGATGATGCATCGCGAAGGGAGGTGGCCCTTTACTTTTATGAAGCCCTGACAGAAGGCGGCTATATATTTTTGGGCCATTCCGAGTCGATGAGCCGTATAACTCCAATTTTTAAACTGCGTCGATTTAAGAATGCATTCGTATACCAGAAATGA
- a CDS encoding HEAT repeat domain-containing protein translates to MQESRINELLNLMKNGKSENERIVAALDLGEAEGERVVEALTGQLEVETSRAVQEAIVSSLIKIRDRCVAESAAELLKNEDAYIRNAGVEILALIGDSALDVIEKMIKHPDKDVRQQVVNALGEGRLKKAPMILRKVIEEDEDENVVAAAIEYLGEVGCGKEDREVIMRAAKRFSSPFFDYTVKTAIMKLSG, encoded by the coding sequence ATGCAAGAGTCTCGCATAAATGAGCTATTAAATTTGATGAAAAACGGCAAAAGTGAAAACGAACGCATAGTGGCGGCGCTTGATCTTGGAGAAGCCGAAGGTGAAAGAGTTGTGGAGGCCCTTACAGGGCAACTTGAGGTAGAGACAAGCAGGGCAGTTCAGGAAGCGATAGTAAGTTCTCTTATTAAAATAAGGGACAGGTGTGTGGCTGAGTCTGCGGCAGAGCTTTTAAAGAACGAAGATGCATATATTAGAAACGCTGGAGTCGAAATACTTGCCCTTATTGGAGATTCGGCGCTGGATGTCATTGAAAAAATGATTAAACACCCCGACAAAGATGTCCGTCAGCAGGTTGTCAATGCTTTGGGGGAGGGGCGTTTAAAGAAAGCGCCGATGATTTTAAGAAAAGTGATAGAAGAAGATGAAGATGAAAATGTTGTAGCAGCAGCAATTGAGTATTTAGGCGAAGTTGGCTGCGGCAAGGAAGACAGGGAAGTAATAATGCGGGCTGCCAAACGTTTTTCCAGCCCGTTTTTTGACTATACTGTGAAAACTGCTATAATGAAACTTTCAGGGTAA
- a CDS encoding HD domain-containing protein — translation MEDNFKDRHIILPQVPPDAGLREVAGKLLDSEGNLVIVGKEGEGAQGYIDCKSIIKWLLMGDESAKITAGDIAVLIKDEDRVELSGDIERIIERISKCGEMPLFAGEGGRLAGGLSLQKMIAELARSHSEEKQKRTDIEHLIDMIIEVLPFGVALVSREGEVIKANELARKIMLENTIGAEEMEAIIKGNYHSRVFISKMGTYFKVAATLLKESNSILIVYIDVTVEYTLMEKLRNAQGEVETAFSVMLPDQRIEARLKSIVEYMDEYDESTGMIKITGIIKQGCYRHIINMLKLIADAFGQGLMELPGMDKNTLVQATIMHDIGKVQPDLKIGDAVNPKEVFEKGFLHAFRGASLSKSLYDINDEIYYMIKYHHHAENELPADFPDYLLPMHRFFRLIDGLSAGITRRGSKVVMKVKGTRIYVKEESSFPYYNQEIEMDIYTGFFVNHKL, via the coding sequence ATGGAAGATAATTTTAAAGATCGACACATTATTCTGCCGCAAGTTCCGCCGGATGCCGGTTTAAGAGAAGTGGCGGGAAAATTACTGGACAGTGAAGGAAACCTGGTAATTGTGGGGAAAGAGGGAGAAGGTGCTCAGGGGTATATAGACTGCAAGTCGATAATAAAATGGCTTCTTATGGGAGATGAAAGTGCAAAAATTACAGCCGGAGACATTGCTGTTTTGATAAAAGACGAGGATAGAGTGGAATTGTCCGGAGATATAGAGAGAATTATTGAAAGAATAAGTAAATGCGGAGAAATGCCGTTATTTGCCGGCGAAGGCGGAAGGTTAGCGGGCGGACTTTCACTGCAAAAGATGATAGCCGAGCTTGCCAGGTCTCACAGTGAAGAAAAGCAGAAGAGGACTGATATAGAGCATTTGATAGACATGATAATAGAGGTCCTGCCATTTGGGGTTGCACTGGTTTCCAGGGAAGGTGAGGTCATAAAGGCCAATGAGCTTGCAAGAAAAATAATGTTAGAAAATACTATAGGTGCCGAAGAAATGGAGGCAATAATAAAAGGTAATTACCACAGCAGGGTATTCATAAGTAAAATGGGAACTTATTTTAAAGTTGCAGCGACCCTTTTAAAAGAGTCAAATTCCATTCTTATTGTTTATATAGATGTTACAGTTGAGTATACCCTGATGGAAAAACTGAGAAACGCTCAGGGGGAAGTGGAAACGGCGTTCTCAGTGATGCTTCCAGACCAGCGGATTGAGGCACGGTTAAAATCAATAGTAGAGTATATGGATGAATATGACGAAAGCACAGGCATGATAAAGATAACCGGTATTATCAAACAGGGCTGTTACAGGCATATCATAAATATGCTCAAATTGATAGCAGATGCCTTTGGACAGGGTCTGATGGAACTGCCGGGCATGGATAAGAATACGCTTGTTCAGGCTACCATAATGCATGATATCGGGAAGGTGCAGCCGGATTTGAAGATAGGAGATGCGGTAAATCCAAAAGAAGTATTCGAAAAGGGCTTTCTCCATGCATTTCGGGGAGCTTCTTTAAGCAAGTCGCTGTATGACATAAACGATGAAATATATTATATGATAAAATATCATCATCACGCGGAGAATGAATTGCCGGCCGATTTTCCGGATTACCTGTTACCCATGCACAGGTTTTTCAGATTGATTGACGGTCTTTCTGCCGGAATTACCCGCAGGGGTTCTAAAGTTGTAATGAAGGTAAAAGGTACAAGAATTTATGTGAAAGAAGAAAGCAGTTTTCCGTATTATAATCAGGAAATAGAGATGGATATTTATACGGGATTCTTCGTCAACCATAAGTTGTAA
- a CDS encoding chemotaxis protein CheW yields the protein MELNKSERSIDSSQYITFYLGNEMYGVAIQYLQEIIRVPDVIKVPRVPLYIRGLTNLRGTILTIVDCRLRLGLAKEEDTEASRVIVLTADDKRLGYVVDRVAGVISIRRDEIEEISGAEAKGDFLEGVARMEDGGKLVMLLDANRLLKSWDGEAGKKNVICRTVNSEDNKKSPDSAGEEQLQLISFKIGDEEYGIEVANVQEIVRFSEEINEVPNTPPYILGIISLRSKVLPIVSLRRLFRMEECAFDEKSRIIVTHIDEEDCSYTVGFRVDVVSEVLRIAKASIVSMPPLLKDRDSEEISGICKLDGARRLVYILDPKKMFSHRLKESADILRSCGDDDRMEVIEERDEEEQLVSFVLEGIECAFSIEDVREIIRLTDIVAVPKAPDFVEGVINLRGVIVPVIDLRKKFGLKESERSEHNRIVIVEISGRCTGFIVDSVKEVLKVKRTQIENTPEILVDEIDQRFIRGIAKFDGANRMIILLSAEEVLSWKEKEELMEINEEKLGE from the coding sequence ATGGAATTAAATAAGAGCGAAAGGTCGATTGACAGCAGCCAGTACATCACCTTCTATCTGGGCAATGAGATGTACGGTGTGGCTATACAATATCTGCAGGAAATAATAAGGGTCCCGGATGTGATAAAGGTCCCGCGTGTCCCTCTGTATATTCGGGGCCTTACCAACCTGCGGGGGACCATCCTGACGATTGTGGATTGCAGGTTGCGCCTTGGGCTTGCAAAAGAGGAAGATACTGAGGCAAGCCGGGTGATTGTGCTGACAGCGGATGACAAAAGGCTGGGATATGTGGTAGATCGGGTGGCTGGAGTAATATCTATTCGAAGGGATGAGATAGAGGAAATATCCGGGGCAGAAGCTAAAGGAGATTTCCTGGAAGGCGTAGCAAGAATGGAAGATGGCGGAAAGTTGGTTATGCTGCTGGATGCAAATCGGCTCCTTAAATCCTGGGATGGAGAAGCCGGCAAAAAAAATGTGATTTGCCGGACTGTAAATAGCGAAGATAATAAGAAAAGTCCGGATTCTGCCGGTGAAGAGCAGCTGCAGCTCATCAGCTTCAAGATAGGTGACGAGGAATATGGGATAGAGGTGGCGAACGTCCAGGAGATAGTCCGTTTTTCCGAAGAAATCAACGAAGTCCCGAACACCCCTCCTTATATTCTTGGAATCATTTCCCTTCGCAGCAAAGTATTGCCCATTGTAAGCCTCAGGCGGTTATTTCGCATGGAGGAATGCGCCTTTGATGAGAAGTCAAGGATCATAGTAACTCATATAGACGAAGAAGACTGCTCATATACAGTCGGATTTAGGGTCGATGTGGTTTCAGAAGTGCTGCGCATCGCTAAAGCGTCAATTGTCTCGATGCCGCCGCTTTTGAAAGACAGGGATAGCGAAGAGATAAGCGGAATATGCAAGCTTGACGGCGCAAGGCGCCTGGTTTATATCCTTGACCCTAAAAAGATGTTTTCCCACAGGCTGAAAGAAAGTGCTGATATATTACGGTCTTGCGGAGATGATGATAGGATGGAAGTTATTGAAGAGAGAGATGAAGAGGAACAGCTTGTGAGTTTCGTGTTGGAAGGTATAGAATGTGCATTTTCTATAGAAGACGTGAGGGAAATAATAAGGCTGACGGATATAGTGGCTGTTCCCAAGGCGCCGGATTTTGTCGAAGGTGTTATAAATCTGCGCGGCGTAATCGTGCCCGTCATTGATCTTCGTAAAAAGTTTGGATTAAAGGAAAGTGAACGGAGTGAGCATAACAGAATAGTAATCGTCGAGATTTCCGGCAGGTGTACCGGCTTCATTGTAGATTCGGTTAAAGAAGTTCTAAAGGTGAAGCGAACCCAGATAGAAAACACGCCCGAAATTCTGGTGGATGAAATAGATCAGAGGTTTATCAGAGGTATAGCAAAATTTGACGGAGCAAACAGGATGATTATTCTTCTTTCTGCGGAAGAGGTCTTGTCGTGGAAGGAAAAAGAAGAGCTTATGGAAATTAACGAAGAAAAGTTAGGAGAATGA
- a CDS encoding PucR family transcriptional regulator yields MEGISVNDAYIILKNVGVLWVAGKNGGDKFIKSVTIIEKPDDFKWLQGGEMILATLQEGIMNFFIKAQERHAVCAGIRLHNDRFSNIPEEVRMLADSLNFPLFVINKNVPNSMILKKLYSAILSHEKLALEKYREIILSTNEFLFSHTEADKILERLARIINNSIVLLDENFRQVSSALNMGKYADLISNKQNELCELIKRYVEICGYFGLNKKAGEVNFLSLNERILVVFSFIPLKMLEGNYVIFTAVDKGITQDEIELYKIAFSSAAMALGNYGVGNEEAAGRGKLRESLNYELFCKLLNHTDDFGELLVNRFEKTGFNLLDRNFIAIFEIKSDDSCKTLNKNERNNNDVKKKLNNIFRKNLKDRSSLLVPKDNEWVLLIGFSEDECAKDVLYKKAFQEIFDHLIVEINNMNLNTSLSAGVSSSTKNIAGIKKAYMEAGIAKEIGKRVRSGENIFFYEDLGIYKFLSIPDKDEILKDKRIRSIYEYDKKNNASLIDTLDAFMDTNGRIKDTAKKIFTHPNTVKYRLNKIKELAGEEILKNDNKRLYYHIMVKALKLILKKA; encoded by the coding sequence GTGGAAGGAATATCGGTAAATGATGCATATATAATTCTAAAAAATGTAGGCGTTCTTTGGGTAGCCGGTAAAAACGGCGGAGACAAATTTATAAAATCGGTTACCATCATAGAAAAACCCGATGACTTTAAATGGTTGCAGGGAGGAGAGATGATTCTTGCAACTTTGCAGGAAGGGATAATGAATTTTTTTATAAAGGCTCAAGAGAGGCATGCTGTTTGTGCTGGTATTCGTTTGCACAATGACCGATTCTCTAATATCCCGGAAGAAGTGCGGATGTTGGCAGACAGTCTAAACTTTCCTCTGTTTGTAATAAATAAAAATGTGCCAAATTCGATGATATTAAAAAAATTATACAGTGCTATTTTGAGTCATGAAAAACTTGCACTTGAGAAATACAGGGAAATAATTTTATCGACTAATGAATTTTTGTTTTCTCACACAGAAGCTGATAAAATACTTGAAAGATTAGCCCGGATTATAAATAATAGCATTGTTCTCCTAGACGAGAATTTCAGACAAGTAAGCTCCGCCCTGAATATGGGTAAATACGCTGACTTAATCAGTAACAAACAGAATGAGTTGTGCGAACTAATCAAGAGGTATGTGGAGATTTGCGGGTATTTTGGGCTGAATAAAAAGGCAGGTGAGGTGAATTTTTTATCACTGAACGAGAGAATTCTTGTTGTATTCTCCTTTATTCCTTTAAAGATGCTTGAAGGAAACTATGTAATTTTTACGGCGGTCGATAAGGGCATCACTCAGGATGAGATCGAGCTATATAAAATTGCATTTTCCAGTGCGGCAATGGCCTTGGGCAATTACGGAGTTGGTAACGAAGAAGCCGCAGGAAGGGGAAAGCTTCGTGAATCGTTAAATTACGAACTTTTTTGTAAATTATTAAATCATACCGATGATTTCGGAGAATTGCTCGTCAATAGATTCGAAAAGACAGGGTTTAATCTATTAGATAGAAATTTCATTGCTATTTTCGAGATAAAATCTGATGATTCCTGCAAAACATTAAACAAAAACGAAAGAAATAATAATGATGTGAAGAAAAAGCTGAATAATATTTTCAGAAAAAACCTAAAAGATCGAAGTTCGCTTTTGGTGCCGAAGGACAATGAGTGGGTACTGCTTATCGGTTTTAGCGAGGACGAATGTGCAAAGGATGTACTGTATAAAAAGGCATTCCAAGAAATATTCGACCACCTGATAGTTGAAATCAATAATATGAATTTGAATACCTCTTTATCTGCAGGGGTTAGTTCCTCGACGAAAAATATTGCCGGCATTAAGAAAGCCTATATGGAAGCCGGCATAGCAAAAGAGATAGGGAAGAGGGTCCGGAGTGGTGAAAATATCTTCTTCTATGAGGACCTTGGAATATATAAATTTTTATCCATCCCGGACAAGGATGAAATCTTAAAAGATAAAAGGATTCGGAGCATTTATGAGTATGATAAAAAAAACAATGCAAGCCTAATAGACACATTGGATGCTTTTATGGATACCAATGGCAGGATAAAGGATACAGCAAAAAAGATTTTTACTCATCCAAATACTGTAAAATACAGGCTGAATAAGATAAAGGAACTAGCCGGAGAAGAAATTTTGAAAAATGATAACAAAAGGCTTTACTACCATATAATGGTAAAAGCCCTTAAATTGATTTTAAAAAAAGCTTAA
- a CDS encoding methyl-accepting chemotaxis protein, giving the protein MPEKNFKTLAPLSGESTDTVRIEKTGVNQAETAGRNIDRKQLEMQRKKARTFAKKQQAAERIAAATEELSSGVEEASGAVEELRSSMEQIASGAEEASKATQESLAAIEQITKGSERAAENARQALDRGKAIQTLIEKTAEDIEKLVEGVNKASSKNEESAKLVAQLEKQAENIGNIIKTVVRIADQTNLLALNAAIEAARAGEHGKGFAVVADEVRVLAETSEKAANDIREVVNSIQQEVKVVVDAINDSAAQARSQVEKGKSINEDLISVIRAMEEVIKAAAIINDLSRQSLQAVQEFQKGAEIIASGAEEQAKATQESLQAIDQQTKALSDISQAAAELAEMAEELKDSTDTQKSSESLAAAAEELSAAIEEASKSADQIMVALSQISRGSEQQAGAAEESSGAAAQIEKGMKTISEEAQSSLNRVKELSELLERNKANVDMLISGILDAMNAGKQNIEKIKTLESRAKEIDKIVDTIATVGIQTNMLAVSGAIEAARAGEYGKGFAVVASDIRNLAQDSARNAEQIKELVKSIQEQIKIVLMDTEAISESTVQEVEKAKKTSKDLDQIEKDMKAISKGTEEIGEEARQSVLAIEEAKKGVQQIASAAEEASRAAQEAAAAGKQQAEGVRELSRAIEEIAALADELQQS; this is encoded by the coding sequence ATGCCGGAAAAAAATTTTAAGACACTTGCCCCATTAAGCGGGGAAAGCACAGATACCGTAAGGATTGAAAAAACTGGTGTAAACCAGGCGGAAACAGCAGGGCGCAATATAGACAGGAAGCAGCTTGAAATGCAGAGGAAAAAGGCGCGCACCTTTGCAAAGAAACAGCAGGCAGCGGAAAGGATTGCGGCTGCCACCGAAGAGTTGTCATCGGGTGTGGAGGAAGCCTCAGGAGCAGTAGAAGAACTGAGGTCTTCCATGGAACAGATTGCCAGCGGAGCAGAGGAAGCGAGCAAAGCGACCCAGGAGTCACTGGCGGCCATTGAGCAGATAACAAAAGGATCAGAGCGGGCAGCGGAAAATGCCAGGCAGGCACTGGACCGAGGGAAGGCCATTCAAACGCTTATTGAAAAAACTGCTGAAGACATAGAAAAGCTTGTAGAAGGTGTTAACAAGGCATCTTCTAAAAATGAGGAGTCGGCAAAGCTTGTAGCACAGCTGGAAAAGCAGGCGGAAAACATAGGCAATATAATTAAGACGGTTGTCAGAATAGCCGATCAGACCAATTTACTGGCGTTAAATGCGGCAATTGAAGCGGCTCGGGCCGGAGAGCACGGTAAGGGATTCGCTGTGGTGGCCGATGAAGTAAGGGTGCTGGCGGAGACTTCTGAAAAGGCGGCTAATGACATAAGAGAAGTTGTAAATAGCATTCAGCAGGAAGTAAAGGTCGTAGTAGATGCTATTAATGATTCGGCGGCTCAAGCGCGCTCTCAGGTGGAAAAAGGAAAATCAATAAATGAAGACCTGATTTCTGTTATCAGGGCAATGGAAGAAGTCATAAAAGCTGCAGCCATAATAAATGATCTCAGCCGCCAGTCGCTGCAGGCTGTCCAGGAATTCCAGAAGGGAGCAGAAATAATCGCAAGCGGCGCCGAGGAGCAGGCCAAAGCGACGCAGGAATCCCTCCAGGCGATAGACCAGCAGACAAAAGCCCTTTCTGACATAAGTCAGGCAGCCGCGGAACTTGCTGAAATGGCAGAGGAATTGAAAGATTCAACCGATACTCAAAAATCGTCGGAGAGCCTTGCGGCTGCGGCAGAAGAACTTTCTGCTGCTATTGAAGAAGCAAGCAAATCGGCAGACCAGATCATGGTGGCCCTTTCGCAGATATCCAGAGGTAGTGAACAGCAGGCAGGGGCGGCTGAAGAATCTTCCGGAGCCGCGGCGCAGATAGAAAAAGGGATGAAGACAATCAGCGAAGAGGCCCAGTCGTCCTTAAACAGGGTTAAAGAACTATCAGAATTGCTTGAGCGCAATAAAGCAAATGTAGATATGCTGATTTCCGGGATTTTGGATGCCATGAATGCAGGTAAACAAAATATTGAAAAGATAAAGACACTGGAATCCAGAGCTAAAGAAATCGATAAGATTGTGGATACCATCGCTACAGTCGGTATTCAGACGAATATGCTTGCCGTAAGTGGAGCTATAGAGGCGGCAAGAGCAGGAGAATATGGCAAGGGTTTTGCGGTTGTAGCATCGGATATCAGAAATTTGGCTCAGGACAGCGCACGCAATGCTGAACAGATAAAAGAGCTTGTAAAGTCTATACAGGAACAGATAAAGATTGTACTGATGGATACGGAAGCAATAAGCGAGTCTACAGTTCAGGAGGTAGAAAAAGCAAAAAAGACTTCAAAGGATCTTGATCAGATAGAAAAAGACATGAAAGCTATATCAAAAGGTACGGAAGAAATTGGTGAAGAAGCAAGGCAGAGCGTTCTGGCCATTGAGGAGGCAAAAAAAGGTGTTCAGCAGATTGCGTCTGCTGCAGAAGAGGCGTCCAGAGCCGCACAGGAAGCGGCTGCGGCAGGCAAGCAGCAGGCGGAAGGCGTGAGAGAACTTTCAAGAGCAATTGAGGAGATTGCGGCGTTGGCTGATGAACTGCAGCAGTCTTGA
- a CDS encoding GGDEF domain-containing protein: protein MSDLKNFTVEYKNYLSQFILRGGQDDVLFEAYQNLIKLLDESSAQAANLLDIHNQVLKDVLNIRNDNDMVQWIYIERATEFLAQILIATDALLLSLKESVERDPLTGLYNRLAIEKMLSKLWANAQISKTPLTVAMLDLDNFKDVNDSYGHIVGDELLKETSSIIKKSLRDGDVVMRYGGEEFIILLPETDGRGAKKPLERIRKRIEDGVFTEAKIKVTASIGAAVYPDNRPLSVDEIIEFADAAMYEAKARGKNRLIFYGRLSSEK, encoded by the coding sequence GTGAGCGATTTAAAGAATTTTACTGTTGAATATAAAAACTATCTTTCCCAGTTTATTTTAAGGGGCGGACAGGACGACGTGCTGTTTGAGGCCTACCAGAATCTGATAAAACTGCTCGACGAGTCGTCTGCCCAGGCGGCAAACCTCCTGGATATTCACAACCAGGTTTTGAAAGATGTGCTTAATATAAGAAATGACAATGATATGGTCCAGTGGATATATATAGAAAGAGCTACGGAATTCCTCGCCCAGATACTTATTGCGACGGATGCCCTGCTTCTGTCTTTAAAAGAGAGTGTCGAAAGAGATCCTCTGACGGGACTTTATAACAGGCTGGCCATCGAAAAGATGCTGTCAAAGCTGTGGGCGAATGCTCAGATTTCAAAAACCCCCCTTACTGTGGCGATGCTAGATCTAGACAATTTCAAAGATGTTAATGACAGTTACGGCCATATAGTCGGGGATGAACTTCTGAAAGAAACAAGTTCTATTATAAAGAAGAGCCTTAGGGATGGAGACGTGGTAATGAGGTATGGGGGAGAAGAATTCATTATTTTGTTGCCGGAAACGGACGGCAGAGGAGCGAAAAAGCCGCTTGAGAGGATAAGAAAGCGGATAGAGGATGGAGTGTTTACAGAAGCTAAGATAAAAGTTACCGCCAGCATAGGTGCGGCTGTGTATCCGGATAATCGTCCTTTAAGTGTGGATGAAATAATAGAATTTGCAGATGCCGCGATGTACGAGGCTAAAGCAAGAGGGAAGAACAGGCTCATCTTTTACGGCCGGCTGAGCAGCGAAAAATAG